A stretch of the Amycolatopsis sp. BJA-103 genome encodes the following:
- a CDS encoding FadR/GntR family transcriptional regulator, producing MADDEREQVWSTTVDHLRTMIDSGRLPAGSRLPAERALCEQLGISRGSLRQALRVLDSIGYVQVRPGSGTYVRENLGEQPLHTWFSEHEQLVEKLFDLRTTVEPTLAERLALDHTPRVLERLESTVDEMDRAAADGDMLRVIAADAEFHRVIAGNAGNDDVTDLLRSVLSLVGEERRAALRLPGQIRKAVDEHRAILEAIRRSDAESAREITRRHLLDAKTYVHDYTTRD from the coding sequence GTGGCCGACGACGAGCGCGAACAGGTGTGGAGCACGACGGTCGATCATCTGCGCACGATGATCGATTCGGGCAGACTCCCCGCCGGATCGAGGCTGCCGGCCGAACGCGCGCTGTGCGAACAACTCGGGATCAGCCGCGGTTCGCTGCGGCAGGCGTTGCGGGTGCTGGATTCCATCGGCTACGTGCAGGTGCGCCCGGGTTCGGGCACCTATGTCCGCGAGAACCTCGGCGAACAGCCGCTCCACACCTGGTTCTCCGAGCACGAGCAACTGGTCGAGAAGCTGTTCGACCTGCGGACCACCGTCGAACCGACACTGGCCGAGCGGCTCGCGCTCGACCACACGCCGCGGGTGCTGGAGCGGCTGGAAAGCACCGTCGACGAGATGGACCGGGCCGCGGCCGACGGCGACATGCTGCGCGTGATCGCGGCCGACGCGGAATTCCACCGGGTGATCGCGGGCAACGCGGGCAACGACGACGTCACCGATCTGCTGCGGTCGGTGCTCTCGCTGGTCGGTGAGGAACGACGGGCCGCGCTCCGGCTTCCGGGGCAGATCCGCAAGGCCGTCGACGAGCATCGCGCGATCCTCGAAGCGATCCGCCGTTCGGACGCGGAGTCCGCGCGGGAGATCACCCGGCGGCATCTGCTCGACGCCAAGACCTACGTCCACGACTACACGACCCGGGATTGA
- a CDS encoding GNAT family N-acetyltransferase produces the protein MAGLIKAWVHGWALSRGVGVPVAESDGYRLDVGRPGHRVRYVLADAGSVARRARALTEPGTWLKVSGSREEVVETVPPNWEVGPPEYLMSTPLAMRPVMPAPEPYRAELVGDGVVTDVVVRAPDGSRAATGRVAIAGGTAVVDQVVTEPEHQRRGLGRFVMRRLDEVAVAAGAERAVLVATEEGRALYLTLGWTVAAEITPAHLPESENGITGT, from the coding sequence GTGGCAGGGCTGATCAAAGCATGGGTGCACGGGTGGGCGCTTTCCCGCGGTGTCGGGGTCCCGGTGGCCGAATCGGACGGCTACCGGCTCGATGTCGGGCGTCCGGGGCATCGCGTGAGATATGTGCTGGCGGACGCCGGATCGGTCGCGCGCCGGGCTCGCGCGCTGACCGAGCCCGGCACCTGGCTGAAGGTGAGCGGCTCGCGTGAAGAGGTGGTGGAGACGGTGCCGCCGAACTGGGAGGTCGGCCCGCCGGAGTATCTGATGAGCACGCCGCTCGCGATGCGGCCCGTGATGCCCGCGCCTGAGCCGTACCGGGCGGAACTGGTCGGCGACGGCGTGGTCACCGACGTCGTGGTGCGAGCGCCCGACGGCTCGCGCGCGGCCACCGGCCGGGTCGCGATCGCCGGCGGGACGGCGGTGGTCGACCAGGTGGTGACGGAGCCCGAGCACCAGCGGCGAGGGCTGGGCCGGTTCGTCATGCGCAGGCTCGACGAGGTGGCGGTGGCGGCCGGAGCGGAGAGGGCGGTACTGGTCGCGACGGAAGAAGGGCGGGCGCTGTACCTGACGCTCGGCTGGACGGTCGCCGCGGAGATCACTCCGGCGCATTTGCCGGAGTCCGAAAACGGCATAACGGGCACTTGA
- a CDS encoding sulfite exporter TauE/SafE family protein: MTWWHAVLIFVAGLWAGTINTVVGSGTLVTFPVLVALGYSPLTATTSNAIGLAPGTVSGAIGYRHELKGYWPEVVKLAVASFLGAICGTILLLSLPKDAFETVVPALVGLAVVLVIVQPRVAAWVAKRREENGKVHKIGPLLLFLIFLIGIYGGYFTAAQGVMMVAVMGMLMSESLQRLNGVKNALSAVVNIVAGAIYAFTAPISWPVVALLAVGSTIGGQLGAKIGRKLSPTVLRAVIVVVGLAAMVQLLLK; this comes from the coding sequence ATGACTTGGTGGCACGCGGTCCTGATCTTCGTCGCGGGACTCTGGGCGGGCACGATCAACACGGTCGTCGGCTCGGGCACGCTCGTGACCTTCCCGGTCCTGGTCGCGCTCGGCTATTCGCCGCTGACGGCGACGACGTCCAACGCGATCGGCCTCGCTCCCGGCACGGTCAGCGGGGCGATCGGGTATCGCCATGAGCTCAAGGGCTATTGGCCCGAGGTCGTGAAACTCGCCGTCGCGTCGTTCCTCGGCGCGATCTGTGGGACGATCCTGCTGCTCTCACTGCCGAAAGACGCCTTCGAGACCGTCGTGCCCGCGCTGGTCGGGCTCGCGGTGGTGCTGGTGATCGTGCAGCCGCGAGTGGCCGCCTGGGTCGCGAAGCGCCGCGAGGAGAACGGGAAGGTCCACAAGATCGGGCCGCTCCTGTTGTTCCTGATCTTCCTGATCGGCATCTACGGCGGATACTTCACGGCCGCGCAGGGCGTGATGATGGTCGCGGTGATGGGCATGCTGATGTCCGAATCGCTGCAGCGGCTCAACGGCGTCAAGAACGCGCTCTCCGCCGTCGTGAACATCGTCGCCGGCGCGATCTACGCCTTCACCGCGCCGATCAGCTGGCCCGTGGTCGCGCTGCTCGCGGTCGGGTCGACGATCGGCGGCCAGCTCGGCGCGAAGATCGGCCGCAAGCTCTCGCCGACCGTGCTGCGCGCGGTGATCGTCGTGGTCGGTCTCGCCGCGATGGTGCAGTTGCTCCTCAAATAG
- the hisC gene encoding histidinol-phosphate transaminase, whose product MSPVSPRADLESLPKYVPGRTIQGAIKLASNEVPGGPLPSVAQAIAETAQGINRYPDITASALVERLARELNEPVERIAIGCGSVSLCQQMIQALCEPGDEVVFPWRSFEAYPIVTQVANAVSVKVPLTTGHGLDLDAMLAAITPKTRLVFVCNPNNPTGTVLRRAELERFLDAVPPGVLVVLDEAYKEFVTDVEVPDGVELARGRDNVAVLRTFSKAYGLAGLRVGYAVAPEAITVALKQVYVAFSVNLIAQAAAIASLDAADELLERCKEIISERTRVRDALVAKGYEVPETQANFVWLPLGERTTAFAEHALERKLIVRPFAGEGARVTIGTPEENDTFLEAAAAFPR is encoded by the coding sequence ATGTCCCCTGTTTCGCCGCGTGCGGATCTCGAATCGTTGCCGAAGTACGTCCCTGGCCGGACAATCCAGGGCGCGATCAAGCTTGCGAGCAACGAGGTTCCCGGCGGGCCGTTGCCGAGTGTGGCGCAGGCCATAGCCGAGACGGCACAGGGCATCAACCGGTACCCGGACATCACGGCGTCCGCGCTCGTCGAGCGGCTGGCCCGCGAACTGAACGAGCCGGTCGAGCGGATCGCCATCGGCTGCGGCTCGGTTTCCCTTTGCCAGCAAATGATCCAGGCCCTGTGCGAACCGGGTGACGAGGTCGTCTTCCCGTGGCGTTCGTTCGAGGCGTACCCGATCGTCACGCAGGTCGCGAACGCCGTCAGCGTGAAGGTGCCGCTGACGACCGGGCACGGGTTGGATCTCGACGCGATGCTCGCCGCCATCACGCCGAAGACGCGGCTGGTCTTCGTGTGCAACCCCAACAACCCGACCGGGACCGTCTTGCGGCGCGCGGAGCTGGAGCGCTTCCTCGACGCCGTGCCGCCGGGTGTGCTCGTCGTGCTCGACGAGGCGTACAAGGAGTTCGTGACCGACGTCGAGGTGCCGGACGGCGTCGAACTGGCGCGTGGCAGGGACAACGTCGCGGTGCTTCGGACTTTCTCGAAGGCGTACGGCCTCGCCGGTCTCCGCGTGGGTTACGCGGTGGCGCCGGAAGCGATCACCGTCGCGCTGAAGCAGGTGTACGTCGCGTTCTCGGTGAACCTGATCGCCCAGGCGGCGGCCATCGCCTCCCTCGACGCGGCCGACGAACTGCTGGAGCGCTGCAAGGAGATCATCTCGGAGCGGACCCGCGTGCGGGATGCGCTGGTGGCCAAGGGTTACGAGGTTCCGGAGACGCAGGCGAACTTCGTCTGGCTGCCGCTGGGCGAGCGGACGACGGCCTTCGCGGAACACGCGCTGGAGCGGAAGCTGATCGTGCGCCCGTTCGCGGGCGAAGGCGCGCGAGTGACCATCGGGACGCCCGAGGAGAACGACACCTTCCTCGAAGCGGCCGCGGCTTTCCCGCGCTGA
- a CDS encoding dienelactone hydrolase family protein, translating into MTLTTTVEHQHADGHTLRLTFAEPEGVVRGGLVVLHEEAEEVEEGLSLLLAGLAGEGWLTVTPHLDRDNLTQQDLLEATDATLAWLGDRGVQADLVGVVGFDLGGTAALVVASNRRLGAAVSVGGQGVTGLPVLVEIAGRLTSPWLGMYGDSGDEAGGAEVEQLRDAAATASVATNVVHYPGANHRFDADPDAAAEAWQRTLNWFDAHLR; encoded by the coding sequence ATGACCCTGACGACCACCGTGGAACACCAGCACGCCGACGGCCACACGCTGCGCCTGACCTTCGCCGAACCGGAAGGCGTCGTCCGCGGCGGACTCGTGGTGTTGCATGAAGAAGCCGAAGAGGTCGAAGAGGGTTTGAGCCTCCTCCTGGCGGGTCTCGCAGGCGAAGGCTGGCTCACCGTCACCCCGCATCTCGATCGCGACAACCTCACGCAGCAGGACCTGCTCGAAGCCACCGACGCGACGCTCGCCTGGCTCGGTGATCGAGGTGTCCAGGCGGATCTCGTCGGTGTCGTCGGTTTCGACCTCGGCGGGACGGCGGCTCTGGTCGTGGCGTCGAACCGCAGGCTGGGCGCGGCGGTCAGCGTCGGCGGGCAGGGGGTCACCGGGTTGCCGGTCCTCGTCGAGATCGCGGGACGGCTCACCAGCCCGTGGCTCGGCATGTACGGCGACTCGGGTGACGAGGCCGGCGGCGCCGAGGTCGAACAGCTGCGTGACGCGGCGGCGACGGCGAGCGTCGCGACGAACGTCGTCCACTACCCGGGCGCCAATCACCGCTTCGACGCCGACCCGGATGCGGCCGCGGAGGCCTGGCAGCGCACGTTGAATTGGTTCGACGCCCACCTACGCTGA
- a CDS encoding PPE domain-containing protein: MRILPSPWPPPEPEPQPGPDHLRADIDWMSYSHRELYEMVHNELDLASAEAVAAQWAKIGAFLDRAASELKAAIVATADGWTGEGADRARDAAIKLVDWADETGWRAENVANCVRRQADIAETARRTMPEPQGATPRPKVPEPPRRRPIPVSDSTQAMSASAPSNPGFAEAGRIVAEPTDERAQDSHRQAADVMTRMQQSSGEVYENVPRFTSYGKQPQLLKTPEEPEPRPKPEPEPVPPPDDTTRSSGTDDVAPIQVREPAEAPRGPGASSGAFVPSPPGTSGGTQEQLGQGGRSGAGGFGPSGQSGQVAGTRAAAAGMGGFGGMPMGMAPQQGRQGEEDHKAPDYLVEDADIWGLSGQVTPPVIGEDPRGGR; the protein is encoded by the coding sequence ATGCGCATCCTGCCCTCGCCGTGGCCGCCGCCCGAGCCCGAGCCGCAACCCGGCCCCGATCACCTGCGCGCAGACATCGACTGGATGAGCTACTCGCACCGCGAGCTCTACGAGATGGTCCACAACGAGCTGGACCTGGCGAGCGCGGAAGCCGTCGCCGCACAGTGGGCGAAGATCGGCGCGTTCCTGGACAGGGCCGCTTCCGAGCTCAAGGCGGCCATCGTCGCCACCGCCGACGGCTGGACGGGCGAGGGTGCCGACAGGGCCCGTGACGCCGCGATCAAGCTCGTCGACTGGGCCGATGAGACCGGCTGGCGCGCGGAGAACGTCGCGAACTGCGTACGCCGACAGGCGGACATCGCCGAAACCGCGCGGCGAACGATGCCCGAGCCGCAGGGAGCCACCCCTCGGCCGAAGGTGCCGGAGCCGCCGAGACGCCGCCCGATCCCGGTCTCCGATTCGACGCAGGCCATGTCGGCATCGGCGCCCTCGAATCCCGGCTTCGCCGAGGCTGGGCGGATCGTCGCCGAACCGACCGACGAGAGGGCACAGGACTCGCACCGTCAGGCCGCCGACGTGATGACGCGGATGCAGCAGAGCTCCGGCGAGGTCTACGAAAACGTCCCTCGCTTCACTTCGTACGGCAAGCAGCCGCAGCTCCTCAAGACGCCTGAAGAGCCGGAGCCGCGGCCGAAACCCGAACCGGAACCGGTGCCGCCACCGGACGACACGACCCGCAGCAGCGGCACCGACGACGTCGCCCCGATCCAGGTGCGGGAGCCCGCCGAGGCGCCGCGCGGGCCCGGCGCGAGCAGTGGCGCCTTCGTGCCGTCACCGCCCGGAACCTCCGGCGGAACCCAAGAGCAACTCGGGCAGGGCGGCCGATCCGGCGCCGGCGGTTTCGGGCCGTCGGGGCAATCCGGCCAGGTGGCCGGGACACGGGCCGCGGCCGCGGGTATGGGCGGCTTCGGCGGGATGCCGATGGGGATGGCGCCTCAGCAAGGACGTCAGGGCGAAGAAGACCACAAGGCACCGGACTACCTCGTCGAGGATGCCGACATCTGGGGCCTGAGCGGGCAGGTGACCCCGCCGGTCATCGGCGAAGACCCGAGAGGCGGCCGCTGA
- a CDS encoding ESX secretion-associated protein EspG gives MDWIRLHIGELFLLWSAHGRDELPAVLEVPHVGRTPEFRAELVGTASRTLSERGLGTVEAPAPELVGLLHTLANSELTLDLRLDGDPAYRAVGCVSDRGAVAIGVAGTDVELSALREPLVAATLLQALPPCEQGRGLSVNLRVDDYTAACEAGERGGQPAFSDVLRDAGLREPEVIVMVRIATQRIGSGRLGAARKSWEGRWVRGEGTLTWVDTPDGRYGLRRDRGWLTVTPLDAGRLKTMAYELFTGARQVG, from the coding sequence ATGGACTGGATCCGCCTGCACATCGGCGAGCTCTTCCTCCTGTGGTCGGCGCACGGGCGCGACGAACTGCCCGCGGTGCTGGAGGTTCCGCATGTCGGGCGGACGCCGGAGTTCCGCGCCGAACTGGTCGGCACGGCGAGCCGGACGCTGTCGGAACGCGGCCTCGGCACGGTGGAGGCCCCCGCGCCGGAACTGGTGGGGCTGCTGCACACCCTCGCGAACAGCGAACTGACGCTGGACCTGCGGCTCGACGGCGATCCCGCGTACCGGGCCGTCGGCTGCGTGTCCGATCGCGGCGCGGTCGCGATCGGCGTCGCGGGCACCGACGTCGAGCTGTCCGCGCTGCGGGAACCCCTCGTCGCCGCGACCCTGCTGCAGGCGTTGCCGCCATGCGAGCAGGGGCGGGGCCTCTCGGTCAACCTGCGCGTCGACGACTACACGGCGGCCTGCGAGGCGGGGGAGCGTGGCGGGCAGCCGGCTTTCTCCGATGTCCTGCGCGACGCCGGGCTGCGCGAACCCGAGGTCATCGTGATGGTGCGGATCGCGACGCAGCGGATCGGCAGCGGGCGGCTCGGGGCGGCCAGGAAGTCGTGGGAGGGCCGCTGGGTGCGCGGAGAAGGCACGCTGACCTGGGTGGACACCCCCGACGGCCGCTACGGACTCCGTCGCGATCGAGGGTGGCTGACGGTCACCCCGCTCGACGCGGGGCGCCTCAAGACGATGGCGTACGAGCTGTTCACAGGGGCTCGCCAAGTAGGTTAA
- a CDS encoding acetoacetate--CoA ligase has translation MTHTADAPEVLWRPEPSRLSDTKIDAFRQWLRTERGVEVDDYNELWEFSVRRGPEFWSAVGEFLGLRWHDQPGEVLTGEMPNARWFEGGTLNYAEHSLMPGVAGAAKADDEIAVIFHREDGLSSQLTYGALRSAVASAREGLRKLGVSKGDRVVALAPNCPQTLIAFLATASLGAVWSSCSPDFGVRAITDRFAQIEPKVLIAVNGYVYNGRWFDSRSTVNSLRDEIATLEATVLIDYAGGRLDGTLDWDTLLTDNAGAELAFEPVEFAHPLWVLYSSGTTGLPKGIVHGHGGITLEHLKALALQSDLGPGDRFFWFTTTGWMMWNFLISGLLTGTTIVLFDGSPGSPDLNVLWHLAEQHRVTYFGTSAPYIQSCLKAGIKPAERYDLTALRALGSTGAPLSVEGFRWIVDEVGKRVQICSVSGGTDLCAAFVTSAPDVPVWLGELSVRALGAAVAAFDEQGKPVVETVGELVITEPMPSMPVFFWNDPDGSRLREAYFEMYPGIWRHGDWIRITGRGSAVIYGRSDSTLNRGGVRMGTAEFYRVVESFDQVADSLVIDTSAAGNEEGQLLCFLVLADGVSLEEVEPALRKELRGALSPRHVPDRFVQVTEVPRTLNGKKCEVPVKKILSGVSPDRAVSRDALLNPDALVPFVELARS, from the coding sequence GTGACGCACACCGCCGACGCCCCAGAAGTGCTCTGGCGCCCCGAGCCGAGCCGCCTGTCCGACACCAAGATCGACGCGTTCCGCCAGTGGCTGCGCACCGAACGCGGCGTGGAAGTCGACGACTACAACGAGTTGTGGGAGTTCTCCGTGCGGCGCGGACCGGAGTTCTGGTCGGCCGTCGGCGAATTCCTCGGCCTGCGCTGGCACGATCAGCCTGGCGAAGTGCTCACCGGCGAGATGCCGAACGCCCGGTGGTTCGAGGGCGGCACGCTGAACTACGCCGAGCACTCGCTCATGCCCGGCGTCGCGGGCGCCGCGAAGGCCGACGACGAGATCGCCGTGATCTTCCACCGCGAAGACGGCCTCTCGTCACAACTGACGTACGGCGCCTTGCGTTCCGCCGTCGCTTCCGCGAGGGAGGGCCTGCGGAAGCTGGGAGTGTCCAAAGGGGACAGAGTCGTCGCACTGGCGCCGAACTGCCCGCAGACGCTGATCGCCTTCCTCGCCACCGCGAGCCTCGGCGCCGTCTGGTCGTCGTGCTCGCCGGACTTCGGGGTCCGCGCGATCACCGACCGCTTCGCGCAGATCGAGCCGAAGGTGCTGATCGCGGTCAACGGGTACGTCTACAATGGACGGTGGTTCGACAGCCGTTCGACGGTGAACTCGTTGCGGGACGAGATCGCCACGCTCGAAGCGACCGTGCTCATCGACTACGCGGGCGGCCGCCTCGACGGAACCCTCGACTGGGACACGCTGCTCACCGACAACGCCGGCGCGGAACTGGCCTTCGAGCCCGTCGAATTCGCCCACCCGCTGTGGGTCCTGTACTCCTCGGGGACCACCGGGCTGCCGAAGGGCATCGTCCACGGGCACGGCGGGATCACCCTCGAACACCTCAAAGCCCTTGCCCTGCAAAGCGATCTCGGACCGGGCGACCGGTTCTTCTGGTTCACCACCACCGGCTGGATGATGTGGAACTTCCTCATCTCCGGCCTGCTGACCGGGACGACGATCGTGCTCTTCGACGGCAGCCCCGGCAGCCCGGACCTCAACGTGCTGTGGCATCTGGCCGAACAGCATCGCGTCACCTACTTCGGCACGTCGGCGCCGTACATCCAGAGCTGTCTGAAGGCCGGGATCAAACCGGCCGAGCGCTACGACCTCACCGCGTTGCGCGCCTTGGGATCCACCGGTGCGCCGTTGAGTGTCGAGGGCTTCCGGTGGATCGTCGACGAGGTCGGCAAACGCGTCCAGATCTGCTCGGTGTCCGGTGGCACGGACCTGTGCGCGGCGTTCGTCACGTCGGCCCCGGACGTCCCGGTCTGGCTGGGCGAGCTTTCGGTGCGCGCGCTCGGCGCCGCCGTCGCCGCCTTCGACGAGCAGGGGAAACCGGTGGTGGAGACGGTCGGCGAACTGGTGATCACCGAGCCGATGCCGTCGATGCCGGTGTTCTTCTGGAACGACCCGGACGGCTCGCGGCTGCGCGAGGCGTACTTCGAGATGTACCCGGGGATCTGGCGGCACGGCGACTGGATCCGGATCACCGGCCGCGGCTCCGCGGTCATCTACGGGCGCAGCGACTCGACGCTCAACCGTGGCGGCGTCCGGATGGGCACGGCCGAGTTCTACCGGGTCGTCGAGTCCTTCGACCAGGTCGCGGATTCGCTGGTGATCGACACTTCGGCGGCGGGTAACGAGGAGGGGCAACTGCTGTGCTTCCTCGTCCTGGCCGACGGCGTCTCGCTCGAAGAGGTCGAGCCCGCCTTGCGCAAGGAGCTGCGAGGAGCCCTCTCGCCGCGGCACGTGCCCGACCGGTTCGTCCAGGTGACCGAGGTACCCCGCACGCTCAACGGCAAGAAATGCGAGGTTCCGGTCAAGAAGATCCTTTCGGGGGTTTCACCTGACCGCGCCGTCAGCCGGGATGCGCTGCTGAACCCCGACGCCCTTGTACCGTTCGTGGAGCTGGCAAGGAGCTGA
- a CDS encoding phosphatidylglycerol lysyltransferase domain-containing protein, with protein MAGATSVVVVTWVTRLAGLLALVSVLVPAGRRTLRGHVAEWLELPHEATVGAATVALVTGVLLVLLAAGLKRRKRRAWQLAVAAAVLLTVSHLGLRHVLGAGLVSLALLIALIATRRHFIALPDPVTGRWRAVRVFLQLTVAGVAINFVLLSVARALEPLDVGDRLAQSVLALVGVSGPAVFHALWLEDLSAAVGLLFGIGAVLLAAYFLLRSAEPAPELTDDEIERLRALVGERDSLGYFALRRDKFVVFSKSGKAAVTYRVIAGVALCSADPLGDPEAWPGAIEEYLDVCRRYAWTPATMGCSELGATVWARFGLEVLEIGDEAVVDTGTFTLEGRTMRGVRQAVSRTKRAGYAVRVRKAEDVPPAELDELRALAATWRGTDTERGFSMALGRMGDPGSVLVTAEHEDRVRGLLQFVPWGEKGLSMDVMRRDRTADNGVNELMISELLLTTPADHVSLNFAAFRAVLEQGQRIGAGPVARLSARTLRFFSRWIQIETLYRFNAKFQPRWVPRYLAYPAARDLPRVGIAVFEAEGLGGRSPLLLRALQRI; from the coding sequence GTGGCGGGTGCCACCTCGGTGGTGGTGGTCACCTGGGTGACGCGGCTGGCCGGACTGCTGGCCCTGGTCTCGGTGCTGGTCCCGGCCGGGCGGCGCACCCTGCGCGGGCACGTCGCCGAATGGCTGGAACTGCCGCACGAGGCCACGGTCGGCGCGGCGACGGTCGCGCTGGTGACCGGTGTGCTGCTCGTGTTGCTCGCCGCCGGCCTCAAACGGCGGAAGCGACGAGCCTGGCAACTGGCGGTCGCCGCCGCCGTCCTGCTGACCGTGTCGCACCTCGGGCTGCGGCACGTCCTCGGCGCCGGCCTCGTGTCGCTCGCGCTGCTGATCGCCCTGATCGCGACGCGACGTCACTTCATCGCGCTCCCCGATCCGGTCACTGGACGGTGGCGTGCGGTCCGGGTCTTCCTGCAGCTGACGGTGGCCGGGGTCGCGATCAACTTCGTGCTGCTGTCGGTCGCCAGGGCGCTGGAGCCCCTGGACGTCGGTGACAGGCTCGCTCAGTCGGTCCTGGCCCTGGTCGGCGTCAGCGGCCCCGCGGTGTTCCACGCGCTGTGGCTGGAGGACCTGTCGGCGGCCGTCGGCCTGCTGTTCGGCATCGGCGCGGTCCTGCTGGCCGCGTACTTCCTGCTCCGCTCGGCCGAACCCGCGCCGGAGCTGACCGATGACGAGATCGAACGGCTCAGGGCGCTGGTGGGCGAACGGGACTCACTGGGGTACTTCGCGCTACGCAGGGACAAGTTCGTGGTCTTCTCGAAGTCGGGGAAGGCCGCGGTGACCTATCGCGTGATCGCCGGTGTCGCGCTGTGCTCGGCGGACCCCCTCGGCGACCCGGAAGCGTGGCCGGGCGCGATCGAGGAGTACCTCGACGTCTGCCGTCGCTACGCCTGGACCCCGGCGACCATGGGCTGCTCGGAACTGGGCGCGACCGTCTGGGCCCGCTTCGGCCTGGAGGTGCTGGAGATCGGCGACGAAGCCGTCGTCGACACCGGCACCTTCACCCTCGAAGGCCGCACCATGCGCGGCGTCCGCCAAGCCGTCTCGCGCACGAAGCGAGCCGGGTACGCCGTCCGCGTCCGCAAGGCCGAAGACGTGCCTCCCGCGGAACTCGACGAACTCCGCGCCCTCGCCGCCACCTGGCGCGGCACCGACACCGAACGCGGCTTCTCGATGGCCCTCGGACGCATGGGCGACCCAGGCTCGGTCCTGGTCACCGCCGAGCACGAGGATCGCGTTCGCGGCTTGCTCCAGTTCGTCCCGTGGGGCGAGAAGGGCCTCTCGATGGACGTCATGCGCCGCGACCGGACCGCGGACAACGGCGTCAACGAGCTGATGATCTCCGAACTGCTTCTGACGACCCCCGCCGACCACGTGTCCCTGAACTTCGCCGCCTTCCGCGCCGTCCTGGAACAAGGCCAACGCATCGGCGCCGGCCCCGTCGCCCGCCTGTCCGCCCGGACGCTGCGATTCTTCTCACGTTGGATCCAGATCGAAACCCTCTACCGCTTCAACGCGAAGTTCCAGCCCCGCTGGGTCCCGCGCTATCTGGCGTACCCCGCGGCCCGCGACCTACCCCGCGTCGGCATCGCCGTCTTCGAAGCCGAAGGACTCGGTGGGCGCTCTCCGCTGCTGCTCAGAGCGCTGCAACGGATCTAA
- a CDS encoding DNA cytosine methyltransferase — protein sequence MAEAKRFSSLDVCSGAGGLALGLEQAGFDPVLLLDNRDVACQTLRANRPGWDVLELDLLQFVAEEHQQVYDVDLLSAGLPRVKASATVNRTRGSDIELELLKATIMLMHGVQPRALLVENVPDLVTKDDYSAVREFVHVELDHLGYRYKWFVVNAADHQVPQNREQGILVALKGDAMEAFEVPEPSLEPPVTVGEALEESMKARGWEDTSEWARQANKLAPTLVGGSWDRGGPDLGPTGSKQAWAKMGVNGATVANEVPDSDFVWDPALGRDGMVKLTVEQAACLQGFPPEWRFEGKKTVRYRQVGHASPPPVAHALGLAIRAALTRGGA from the coding sequence ATGGCGGAAGCAAAACGATTTTCCTCGCTCGATGTCTGTTCGGGGGCGGGTGGGCTCGCACTGGGTTTGGAACAGGCGGGCTTCGATCCTGTTCTGCTGCTGGACAATCGCGATGTGGCGTGTCAAACGCTGCGAGCGAATCGTCCTGGATGGGATGTCCTCGAACTGGATCTTCTCCAGTTCGTCGCAGAAGAACACCAGCAGGTCTACGACGTCGACTTGCTGTCCGCCGGTCTTCCGCGGGTGAAGGCCTCGGCGACGGTCAACCGGACTCGTGGAAGTGACATCGAGCTGGAGTTGCTCAAGGCGACCATCATGTTGATGCATGGAGTTCAGCCACGCGCACTGTTGGTCGAGAACGTTCCGGACCTCGTCACCAAGGACGACTACAGCGCGGTGAGGGAATTCGTCCACGTGGAACTCGACCACCTGGGCTATCGGTACAAGTGGTTCGTGGTCAACGCGGCCGACCACCAGGTCCCTCAGAATCGTGAGCAAGGCATTCTGGTGGCGCTCAAAGGCGATGCCATGGAGGCCTTCGAAGTACCCGAACCGAGCCTGGAACCACCGGTGACAGTGGGTGAGGCGTTGGAAGAGTCAATGAAGGCGCGAGGCTGGGAGGATACGAGCGAGTGGGCCCGGCAGGCGAACAAACTGGCGCCGACCTTGGTCGGAGGATCGTGGGACCGAGGAGGTCCGGATCTCGGCCCCACGGGGTCGAAGCAGGCCTGGGCCAAGATGGGTGTGAACGGCGCCACGGTTGCGAACGAGGTGCCGGATTCCGACTTCGTGTGGGACCCGGCGCTCGGCCGGGACGGCATGGTCAAACTGACTGTCGAGCAAGCCGCATGCTTGCAGGGTTTCCCGCCGGAATGGCGGTTCGAAGGCAAGAAGACCGTTCGTTACCGCCAGGTTGGTCACGCCTCACCACCGCCCGTCGCACACGCGTTGGGACTCGCCATTCGTGCCGCGCTGACACGCGGTGGAGCCTGA